CTAGGATAAATGAGGTTAGGAAAAGATGATAGATTTCTTAAGAGGGAAAGTTGCATTTCGCGAGAGCGATTATGCGGTACTGGACGTTAACGGCGTAGGATACCGTGTATTTTGTCCCAATCCTTATGCCTTGCCTCACAAGGAAGATGAGGATGTGACGATGTTCATACATTATCATGTGCGTGAAGATGCCCACTTGTTATTTGGTTTTATTTCACGGGATGAGCAATCCTTGTTTCGCTTGCTGCTGGATGTCACAGGCATAGGACCAAAGGTTGCACTGGGTATTCTCGCAGCTGGCGGGCGGCCGGAGGCTGTTATTTTGGCAATTAGCCAGGAGAATTTAGCTTTCTTGACGAAACTTCCAGGCATTGGCAAGAAGACGGCGCAACGGATTATTCTGGATCTCAAGGACAAATTAGGTTCTGTGAGTTTCTCGAGTCCGGAAGCGGCTGTTGCTCTGAGTGTAGTAGGTTCTGCGCAATTGACAGAAGGCGGCCATGTCTGGAGCGAAGCGAAGGAAGCGCTGATGACGCTGGGTTATACGGAAGCAGAAGCAGACCGAGCTTGGCTGCAAGTGAAGCCCAAAACGACTCCGGGGGATTCGGTGGATGTGTTGGTGAAGCTTGCTTTGCAGGCTTTGTATACGATGCAGTAGAGGCTTGGGTTGAGGGAAAGTGAATGCAAACGATGCATCAGAAGCAAATGAAGTCAGCTTTCCTCGGAAAGCTCTTAGGAGGATCACCATGGATAATGACCGGATTATATCGGCTAATTTGATGATGGAGGACAATGTCATTGAATATAGCCTGCGTCCTCGTTATTTGGCCGAATATATCGGCCAGAAGCAGGCGAAGGAGAACCTCAAAATTTATATCGAAGCCGCGAAGATGCGTAAAGAAGCACTGGATCATGTGCTCCTTTACGGCCCTCCAGGCTTAGGTAAAACGACATTGTCAAACATTATCGCCAACGAGCTTGGCGTAAGCATACGAACAACCTCCGGTCCCGCTATTGAGCGGCCGGGGGATCTTGCTGCCATCCTGACGAATTTACAGGAGGGGGACGTGCTCTTCATCGACGAGATTCACCGCCTCCACCGGACGGTGGAAGAGGTGCTGTATCCGGCGATGGAGGACTTTGCCCTTGACATTATCATCGGCAAGGGGCCGAGCGCGCGCTCGGTGCGTCTGGACTTGCCGGCGTTTACGCTGATCGGCGCAACGACGCGTGTCGGCCTGCTGTCTGCGCCGCTGCGCGACCGCTTCGGAGTCGTCAGCCGGCTGGAGTTTTACACGGTGGAAGAGCTCACCTACATCGTCAGCCGGACAGCCGACATCCTGCAGGTCGGCATTGTCGGCGAAGCTGCGCGCGAGATTGGCATGCGTTCCCGCGGAACGCCGCGGATTGCCAACCGCTTGCTGAAGCGGGTGCGTGACTTCGCTCAGGTCAAAGGCGATGGCATCATCACGCTAGACATCTCCAGAGAGGCGCTGAAGCTCATTCAGGTCGATGACTTAGGTTTGGATGAGATTGACCACAAAATGCTGCGAGCGATCATTCAGAGCTTCCAGGGCGGCCCTGTCGGACTGGAGACCATTGCAGCGACGATCGGCGAGGAGAGCCAGACGATCGAAGATGTGTATGAGCCCTACTTGCTGCAAATTGGTTTTTTGCAGCGAACACCGCGAGGCCGAACCGTCACGCCTGCGGCTTATCACCATCTGGGCCTGCCGGTACCGGAACAGAAATAGATCTTTTGCCCGTGCCGGAAGGTGGGGCGAAAGATTTTTTTGGGTTTGGGTGAGCGATGCTTTCGCCTTATTTACTGACGTCCACCGCAGACTTCTTCGCTTTATAGCTTTTCGGTCCCAAAGAGAATCTAATGAACTGCAGGATGCTTATAGACCGGAAAATGGCTACTTTGGCGATTTAATGAACTGGAGTGGCGTTATCGAGCAAATTGTAGGCGGAAAGGTGATCATTTGGTTGTAATAGAGGGTCTGGGATTCATTAGAATTTCAGAATGAGCGATTTTGGCCGAATAAAGGGTATTGAGTTCGTTAGGAAGCCTGGGTTTGCCTCAAGGTCCAGAGGCTGGCTGACCTGATCGCCGGCCAGGTTTTTCTTACTGACGTCCAAAGCAGACTTCTTCGCTTTAGGGCTTTTCGGTCCCAAAGAGAATCTAATGAACTGCAGGATGCTTATAGACCGGAAAATGGCTACTTTGGCGATGTAATGAACTGGATTGGCGCTATCGAGCAAATTGTAGGCCGAAAGGTAATCATTTGGTTGTAATAGAGCGTCTGGGATTCATTAGAATTTCAGAATGAGCGATTTTGGCCGAATAAAGGGTATTGGGTTCATTAGGGGGCCTGGGTTTGCCTCAAGGTCCAGTGATTGGGTGACCTGATCGCAGGCCAGGTTTTTCTTACTGACGTCCACCGCAGACTTCTTCGCTTTATAGCTTTTCGGTCCCAAAGAGAATCTAATGAACTGTAGGATGCTTATAGACCGGAAAATGGCTACTTTGGCGATTTAATGAACTGGAGTGGCGTTATCGAGCAAATTGTAGGCGGAAAGGTGATCATTTGGTTGTAATAGAGGGTCTGGGATTCATTAGAATTTCAGAATGAGCGATTTTGGCCGAATAAAGGGTATTGAATTCGTTAGGAAGCCTGGGTTTGCCTCAAGGTCCAGAGGCTGGATGACCTGATCGCCGGCCAGGTTTTTCTTACTGACGTCCAAAACAGACTTCTTCACTTTAGGGATTTTCGGTCCCAAAGAGAATCTAATGAACTGCAGGATGCTTATAGACCGGAAAATGGCTACTTTGGCGATGTAATGAACTGGATTGGCGCTATCGAGCAAATTGTAGGCCGAAAGGTAATCATTTGGTTGTAATAGAGCGTCTGGGATTCATTAGAATTTCAGAATGAGCGATTTTGGCCGAATAAAGGGTATTGGGTACGTTAGGGGGCCTGGGTTTGCCTCAAGGTCCAGATGCTGGCTGACCTGATCGCCGGCCAGGTTTTTCTTACTGACGTCCAAAACAGACTTCTTCGCTTTAGGGCTTTTCGGTCCCAAAGAGAATCTAATGAACTGCCGGATGCTTATAGACCGGAAAATGGCTACTTTGGCGATTTAATGAACTGGAGTGGCGTTATCGAGCAAATTGTAGGCGGAAAGGTGATCATTTGGTTGTAATAGAGGGTCTGGGATTCATTAGAATTTCAGAATGAGCGATTTTGGCCGAATAAAGGGTATTGAATTCGTTAGGAAGCCTGGGTTTGCCTCAAGGTCCAGAGGCTGGATGACCTAATCGCAGGCTAAGTCTTTAGAGTCCCTAACGACTCCTATCCACCCGAAAATCGACTGTTTGAGCAGGATAGAAGTCTTTGGAGACTTCTATCGGCAGCAAAACTGGAGAAGAGGCAGCATTTCAGACGAATAAGAGTCCCGAACGTCTTTTACCCGCACGGTTAAACGAATTTTGAGCTGTATAGAAGTCCTTAACGTCTCTTTTCCACTCTTATCGTTTCTTTATCCTCACTCCTCACCGCGACTGAAAACCCGACTTTTTGCCAATATCGACACGACTAAACAAAACTTCTTCCGATTCCTAGAGTCTAACCTAGTAGAATGCATCGAAAGAAAGGAACTATTGTCGAATGAATTGGAGAAAAAAGCTGCTTGCCCCTAAGATGTTGATTGTGATTACAACAGCCGCTTTGACTTTGGGAACATACCCTTTGGAGGAGTCCACCGCGAATGCAGCGGAAATTAAGCATCTAGATCAAATTCGTGTTGCTCTGTTCATAGATTCAGCGAAGTATAAATTAATAGAGCCTGTTGTTACGCTATCTGTAGCCGGAGGGCTGGATATTGGCGTTCGTTCCGCAGCGAGTGCGGCTGTTAAGCCATGGATCTCGATTGCGGATGCTTCCATCCGCATGTCTCTGGATCAGTATAGTGCTCTGATGCTGGAAACGACGGACTTTTCTGCAGCCAAGGCGCTATATGGAAAACTTGCTACTCTGCCCGCGGACGGATACATAATAAGTCGAGTGAAACAAGGGAAAACCGTTTATCAAGTGTATTACGGGAGCTATCCCACCAAAGAAGCAGCCGAAGGAACGGCAGCGCAAGCGCTGAAAGATGCAACGGTTGCGGCCTTAACGAAATCAACAGCTCCCGCAGTAACGGGGCCTCTGCATTGGAATGCGGGGAGTTATGCTTCAGAAGCAGCGGCTCAGCAGCAATTAAACTTGTTTGCCCAAGCGGGAATTCAAGCGGATCTTGCACTTCAGGAGGATGCATCGGGGCAGTTGGCTTATAGTGTTTTTGTTGGGAGCGAAGCAACAGCGGCCCAGTTAGAAACAGTCAAACAGGCTGTATTAAAGGCAGTGCCAAATGTCATTTTGCAAGCGGTAAATCCGAAGAGCGCGTATCTCATTCGCAAATCGGAAGCTACGACTTCTGTCAATGGCGCGACCTCTGTGCCGCACTATGCTTCAGCTGCAAGTGACCAAAAGACGCTGCTTCATCCCAAAAGCGAAGGAATAACGATCAAGGAACGGGGAGATCGCAAATATCGTGGGGATATGGAAATTAGCACGTACCATGACAAATTAGCACTAGTGAATGAAGTCGCCATGGAGTCCTATTTGTATGGAGTGCTAGGATCAGAGCTAAGCGCAGGCTGGCCTGTTGAGGCACTCAAGGCGCAAGCGGTTGCTGCAAGGACTTTTGCGATCAATCAAGTGAATAAATATGAGATCGCGCAAGTGACAGATACGACGTTGGATCAGGCTTATTATGGGATTCTGAAGGAATTCCCGGCAGGCAACCAAGCGGTAGATGCAACGAAGGATGAAGTGATATCCGATAAAAATGGTCTTATATCCCCTGTGTTTTCTTCTAATTCCGGTGGCGTGACGGCTGATCCTTCGGAGGTATGGGGAAATCCGGTTGCTTATTTGCGCAGCGTCACGAGCCCCGATCAGGGCGCAGAGAAGGGGAAAGCTGTCTGGTACAGGATTCAATTAGCAGATGGACGGGCAGGTTACGTTCATTCTATGTATCTCAAAGACAGCGGTCAGAAAGCTAAGGATGGCAAAGCTTACTATGAGGCAACGGAGCAAGGTGTAAATGTACGTTTGGCCCCTTATGTGGATAATACGGCCAATCCTTCCGTTGCACAGCTCGCAAACAAAGAAAAGGTGCTTGTCATTGGTCAGGAAAAGGAATCAAACGCTTATTCCTGGATTCGTGGTCCTTTTACCGCCAGTGACATGAAAAGCAAACTAACGGCTGCAGGCATTACGGTTAGTGGAGATTTGAAAACGCTGGAAATATCCAAACGTGGTCCGTCGGGTCGCGTGACGGAGATGAAAGCCAACGGAGTTGTCGTGAAGGTGCCTTATCCGGATGCTTTAAGAACTGTGCTTGGAGGGCTGCCGAGTACCCTGTTTGAAATTGAACCTGCTGGCAGTTATACTGGTAATACGCCAAATTCGCCAGGTCTGGCGATCGCGGGAGCAACCACGACGGAGACAAGCAGCGCAAGTGCTGATACAATCTACGTCCTATCGGGTGGGCAGTCCCAACCTGTGACCTTAAAGAAAACAGATTTGACGGCCATCAGCACATCCGGAGTATCCAAACCGGCCGCAACCACAGGCAGCAATCCAAGCGGCGTGGTGCCGATTGGACAAGGGCAGCAGTTTGTCTTTCGCGGGACAGGCTATGGCCACGGCATGGGCATGTCGCAATGGGGCGCAAGAGGCTATGCCGAAATCGGCTATGACTATAAGAAAATACTCCAGTCTTATTATGCTGGAATTAACATAACTAAGGAATGAAACTACTTCATGGATGTACAATCTTTTGATTTTGATTTACCCGAAAATTTAATTGCCCAGACGCCGCTGCTGAACCGCACGGCGTCTAGGCTGCTTGCGCTGAACAAACGAACAGGCGACATCAACCACCAAACATTTGAGCAATTGATTGATTATGTAGAAGCCGGCGATTTGCTCGTGATGAACGATACACGGGTCATACCAGCCCGGCTTTTTGGTGCGAAGAAAGACACGGGGGCCAAGGTGGAACTGCTTCTTCTGAAGCCGCTTGGCGACGATCGATGGGAAGCTCTGGTTAAACCGGGCAAACGGATGAAGCTTGGGGCCGTGGCTGTCTTTGGCACAAATCCGGCAAATCCCGATGAACCGCTGTTGACCGCAGAAGTGGTGGAATCGAGCGACATGGGAGGCCGTGTGCTGAAATTCAGCTATACGGGCATTTTCAATGAAATCCTCGATCAGTTGGGTGAAATGCCGCTGCCTCCTTATATCAAGGAGCAGCTATCAGAACGGGAACGTTATCAAACCGTTTATGCGAAGCATGAAGGCTCAGCGGCTGCTCCAACGGCAGGACTCCATTTTACGGAAGCCTATCTGGATAAGCTTCAAGCAAAAGGGGTTCGTATTGCTTTTGTTACGCTGCATGTGGGGCTAGGAACATTCCGTCCTGTTTCCGTGGATACGATTGAAGAACATCAGATGCACGCGGAATATTATGTGCTGTCTCCCGAGACAGCGGCTCTCATCAATGAGACGAAGTCAACGGGCAAACGCGTTATCGCCGTAGGGACAACATCGGCACGCACCCTGGAGACAGCAGCAGGAATCAGTCGTGAGCAGGCGGGAACGAGCGGCAATGAGCCTGTATATATTGAGCCTTCTCAGGGCTGGACGAGTATTTTTATTTATCCCGGATACGAGTTTGGCGTCGTAGATGCCTTGTTGACGAATTTCCATCTGCCCAAGTCAACGCTGCTAATGCTGATTAGTGCTCTAGCTGGGAAAGAAAACGTATTACAAGCCTATGAGGAAGCTGTTCGGGAACAATATCGCTTTTTCAGTTTTGGCGATGCCATGTTGATCTATTAAGATTCAAACAAAGATGAAGCTCAGAATAGGAAGTGGATGTATTGGCAGCAGCAGTTACGTATGAAGCAATTAAAACTTGCAAGCAATCGGGAGCGCGACTAGGAAAAGTTCACACGCCTCATGGCGTCATTGAGACTCCTGCTTTCATGCCGGTTGGCACGCAAGCGACCGTTAAGACGATGAGTCCTGAGGAATTAAAGACGATGGACGCTCAAATTATTTTGAGCAATACGTATCATTTATTTATTCGTCCTGGACATGATATCGTGAAAGCTGCGGGCGGTTTGCATAAATTCATGAATTGGGATCGACCGATTTTGACCGATAGTGGCGGTTTCCAAGTATTTAGTTTGAGTAATATGCGTAAAATTACAGAAGAAGGCGTTCAGTTCAAGTCGCATTTGAACGGAGATAAATTGTTCCTTTCTCCAGAAGTGGCGATGGAGATTCAGAATGCCTTGGGTTCTGATATTATGATGGCGTTTGATGAGTGTCCGCCTTTCCCTGCTGAGTATGACTATGTGAAGAAATCCCTAGAACGCACGACACGCTGGGCGGAGCGCTGCCTGCAAAGCCACAGCCGACCGCAGGATCAGGGCTTGTTCGCCATCATCCAAGGGGGCATGCACGAGGATCTGCGCAGGCTAAGTGCGGAGCAGTTGACTTCCATGGATTTCCCGGGGTATGCTATTGGTGGACTGAGTGTTGGCGAACCTAAGCACTTGATGTATGATGTGCTGGATTATACAACACCTCTTATGCCTGCGAACAAACCTCGTTATCTGATGGGGGTAGGTTCTCCCGATGCTCTAATTGAAGGCGCTATTCGTGGAATCGATATGTTCGATTGCGTTTTGCCGACAAGGATTGCACGGAATGGGACATGTATGACGAGCGAGGGACGTCTGGTGATTCGCAATGCGAAGCACGCGACTGACTTCGGACCATTGGATCCCAAATGTTCTTGCTATACCTGCAAGAATTACAGTAGAGCTTATATTCGCCACTTGATTAAAGCGGACGAAACGTTCGGTATTCGCTTAACAACGATTCATAACCTTCACTTTCTACTACAGCTCATGCGTGATGTAAGAGGAGCTATCCAGGAAGATCGTTTGCTTGATTTCCGGGATGAATTCTTTGCCGCTTATGGGCTGAATGATAATGAAAGAGGATTTTAAGAAAGGAGGATACCTATGTTACTAGCAGCAGATACTGCCAATACAGGTGCAGTTGGGTATTTGTATACATACGGACCTTTAGTGCTCATGTTTGTCGTACTTTACTTCTTACTTATTCGTCCACAACAAAAAAGACAGAAAACACGCAGTCAAATGCTTAGCGGATTGAAAAAAGGGGATAAGGTCGTTACGATCGGTGGTTTACACGGAACGATCATGGAAATCACGGATGACATTTGTGTACTTCGTGTCAATGATGCAACGAAAATGACGTTTGACCGTTCCGCCGTCAATGCGATTTCTAAATCGGCAGCAAAGGAATAAAATAAAAAAGCGAGAACCTTCAATCAGGCTCTCGCTTTTTGTTTGGCTTTTTTTATAAGAGGCAGTTAAAGCTCATTATTCTTAAGTGGCTTGAGCAGTGCTTGCTCGCCAAGCACCAGTCGGCCTTCGGCGATGCGCAACCCGACTCTTGCAGCGACAACACCGAGTACAACACCTGCGCACATATCCGATAACCAGTGGATGCCCAAGTAGAAGATGGTGAAGATGATAAAGGCTGAAGAGATAGGCACGAAGATTTTCCAAAATGTATTGCGGCTCTTCACCGCGATTACAGCCATGGAGACAGAGATCGATGTGTGCAAGCTTGGAAAACAATTATCAAGTCCGGATAATGGACGATAATCTTGCTCGAAGGTAGGGAACACATCCAGAATCAACAATTTGACATTAGGATGGAAGGACCACACTTCGTTCACTGGGAAGAACAGATAAAATGGAATAGCAACCATATAATTGAACATTAATGCATAGCAAATGGCGTAAAACAGCTTATAATTTTTCTGATACGTGTAAAGTGCGATAGAGGCAATCATAACGGACGGAAAGACAACGACATAGAAATAACTGCTGACATAGGTTAGGATATCATTATGGAAAAAGTTCTGGATCGCAGCTACGAAATTGCCTTCAATTCCATAAATCGATTTGGTGAAATCAGCGCGAAATTGCATTTTTTTTTCGATGATCATCTCAACTTTATTGAAAAATAAAATGGTTATGAGTGCAGCGAAATGAAGGACATATTTACGTGAAGTAAACACTTCTTGGACAAAGCTGCCGGCAATATTAAACGGGCTTGAACGTGTTGCAGCAATCAGAAAGACAAAGATGGTAATAACTATATAGACCGTTGCATGCGTCATGGACTGAAACGGACTCATGGTGTTTTCCCCCTAATATTGGAAATATATTGCGGCAATAACTTTGATATTATACCACAATCTGAGGGGGAAAGTGATATTTTCACGGAAACGTCTTATTTTTTAGTGTTGACGCCAAGCATGCCGCCAAGCGCGCCAGAAACGAACAAAATGCCAAGCAGCTGCAGGGATTGCAGGTTCAGACCTGCATCGAAAGCCAGGAACCCCACGAGGAAAATAAGGATGAAATAAACAAATCCAACGATGCCTCCGTGGTACCAGCCGCGGTTGCCGGCTCTTTTACCTGAAACCCAGCCTCCAATAAATAATGACGCCGCATGGATAATTGTCGTTAGCGTATGTAAGGAGCTTTCTTGTGTGCTGGTTAATAGCAGAAACAAGGACGTTACTATGGTTCCAATTGTCATCATACTTAATGAATACGTGAGTCCGGAAAATAAAGGAGACGTTATTCGAACCTGACTGACCGTTTTCATAGGGTTCACAGACACCAGTCCTTTCTTATATTCGTTCTTTTCATTAACATCATTGTATGGCCAAGCACATAGAATTAGTACAGACTGTTTAAGGGGGAAGTGAATAAATATGACGGAATTTTCGCAAGGTCCTGTTCTGTGGCAGGCCATCGCGGCTGTAGTTATCTTTGCAGCGGCGTATATCTTCATCTTGATTGAGCGATGGGATCGCATGTATACAGCGTTAGGCGGAGCCGTGCTGATGATTGTTTTGGGTATTGTGCCTATAGGCAAAGCCCTTACGACTTACGCGAATTGGCGAGTTCTTATGCTGCTCGCCAGCTTATTCATAATTGCTGGACTTTTTCAGAAGACAGGACTTATTTCATATGGGGCAAGCCGTATGATTCGCAAGTTTCGCTTGCAGCCTTTTACCATTTTAGTTGGTTTATCCCTACTAGCCGCGATTTCCTCAGCCTTATGGGATAGCTTAGTAGCAATAGCTGTACTCGTCCCGATTGTGATGAGAATAGCAAAGATGATGAAAGTATCACCTGTTCCTTTTCTGATTTCTGTCCTGTTATCCGCTCATATCGGCGGAGCGTCAACCTTAATGGGCAATCTGCCGAATCGGTTGATTGGCGAATCGGTCGACATTTCGGCCGCGGATATGCTGCTTAACATTGGGCCGCTTAGCCTTATTTTGCTGGCAGTCGTTTACATCGTAATATGGTTTGTGTACGCCAGGCGGATGATCATAGCGGAGACGGGGAAAAGGGAACTGCTCAGCTTGCAGCCTGCTTCGTCTTTAACGGATGATCGCACGTACTTGATAGGCGGCAGTCTCGTTGCCAGTCTAACGCTAGTCGCGCTTTTACTGCAGAATCTCATGGGATGGCACGCTTCTTATATTGCAGCAACCGGGGCCATTCTCTTCTCCTTGCTCAATTACAAATCCATCGTTGGGCTTGCGAAGCAAAAGGATTGGCTGGCAGCGTGGATCCTTTTAAAGGACTCGCAATTATTATTTTTCTTCGGATTGTTTGTGATGGTCGGTGGGCTAATTCATGCGGGTTTCACAGGTTTAATCGCTGTCAAAGGCTTGGAGTTAAGTCAAGGCAATGTGCCTTTCTTAACGAATCTTCTCTTATGGCTTACCGCCTTCGGATCTGCCATGATGGATTACATCCCTTATACGGCCGCAATGATTCCAGTTGTCAAAGACATGAGCAATGTAATTCTCAGTTATTCTTCCTTTACCACGGCTATGCCGCTATGGTGGTCTTTACTGATAGGAACTGCGATAGGAAGCGGGGTAACTTTGCTTAGTTCTACAACGAGCATGTATGCGGCCGTATTGTCAGATCAGGAAGGCGGAGGATTGACACAGCGCAATTACTTTCTGGTGGCAGCGCCAATTTCTCTGCTTTTATGCATCATCGCGACGATTTATTTCAACTTGTTTCTGCTGTAATTGCCAACAATTGAATACGTAAATTCTGCATGATGAAGTACATCCGCGGTCAGAATACCATTGAACTCCGAGAACGAGCAAGAGCTTAGATCAGGGGAGGCCGACGATGGATATTCTGACCATTTTTTTGCGCACTGTGCTGATTTACTTTGTCGTTTTTCTTATGCTTCGCCTGATGGGGAAACGGGAAATCGGTAAACTGTCACTGTTCGATTTGGTGATTTCAATCATGATTGCGGAAATTGCTGTTTTCGTTTTAGAGGATTCAGGAAAGCCGCTCTTGGATGGCCTTATCCCGATGGGGACACTGGTCATTATCCAAATTTTCATCGCTTACTTAACGTTAAAAAGCAGAACCCTGCGGCTTCTTTTCGACGGAAAGCCAAGCGTCATTATCAGCAAAGGCATGATCGATCGCGATGAGATGAAGAAACATCGGTATAATCTGGATGATTTGATGCTCCAATTGCGGCAAAATAAGATCATGAACGTCGCCGATGTGGAGTTTGCGGTGCTCGAGCCGTCGGGGAAATTGAGTGTCGTGGAAAAAGCGGTGAAAGAGTCAGAACCGGCAGAAGCGACGAAAGGCACTTTCCGATATGAAGGACTTCCGCTGCCACTTATTATGGATAGCAAGGTGCAGGATCAGAATTTAGAAAAGATCGGGAAAACGAGGTTTTGGTTGAAAAATCAAATTCAAGTCAAAGGGGTTCGTGATTTCAAAGAGGTGTTTTACTGCTCAATTGATCACAGAGGACGGATCTTTTTGGATCGCAAAAGATAAGGCAGCCCATTCATGGTGCTACCTTACCCGCGATTAGCGAATCATTTTCTTGCCCATATTCATTAAGCGGCTGATATCCTTCAGGCTGATCAGCCGGAAAAGCGTGATAAGCATCATGTAGGTCAGGAACCCAATGATGAGCGAGGTAACAAAACGGAGCCAATCGGCAGATGTCCAAGCTGTATACATGACGAAGTAGCTGCAAAGCCCGGAAAGGGCCATCGCTGCTCCTATTTTGCCGAAATCGCTTCCTTCCATACGGAATTTCAGCAAGCGTACAACACTGTTCCAATGCAGAAGAGTCACTAATACGATGTTGACGTTAATCGCGAAGACAGCGCCGTGAATGCCCATTTCCGGTTTGCTGGCTAACCAATAGATCAGCACAAGCTTAACGATCGAACCGATTAACGTATTAACCAAAGCGGCTCCAGGCTTGTTCAAAGCTTGCAAAGTGGACTGCAAGGGAGCTTGGAAATAGATGAATATGGCGATAGGAGCCATCATTTTCAGCATTACACCGACATCCGGTTGATTGTACATATACGTACAAATGGGTTCGGCAAGCACAAACATGAGAACGGTGAAGGGAGCACCTGTCACCAGAGCTAATTTCAATGATTGATGCAGACGCATATGAATGGTTTTCATATCCTTGCGGGCAGCGGCTTCGCTTAATGAGGGAACGAGCGATACGGACAAGGACATGGTGAGTGCGCTTGGTAAAAGAATAATGGGAATAATCATGCCTTGCAGAGCGCCGTATTGCGCCGTTGCGAGAGAGGTGGAGATACCTGCAATGGCCAAGCTTTGCGCGATTAAGATCGATTCGAAGAGATAAGAGCTGGCGCCGATTAATTTGCTGCCTGTAATGGGGACAGCTATTCGCATAATTCGGCGAAAGTTAGCTAATCGTCCTTTCCCTTTGGTGGAACCAATGTGAGCGTTAGGAACTTTGGGGGATGTTTTTTTGTCATATCTGAAATGGATAGCCAGGACAACCAAACCGCCTATTTCACCGGCAAGCACACCTATCATCGCCCCGGCAGCGGCATATTCGATGCCATAAGGGATCATGACATACGAGCAGACAAGCACCATAACGATACGAATTAATGTTTCCATAATCTGCGAAGTAGCGGTTGGAATCATATTCTGCCTGCCTTGGAAATAGCCGCGGTAAACCGCGGAAACCCCAATAATCGGAATCATGGGGCTCATGCACAGAAATGTGTAATAGACCCGTGAGTCGGTTAATAAATGAGAAGTAATCCAGGAGGCGAAGACCACGCAAGCTACTGTAAACAGGATGCTTAAGGCGATAGTGATGGCTAGAGATATGCGCAAAATACTGCG
Above is a genomic segment from Paenibacillus sp. HWE-109 containing:
- the ruvA gene encoding Holliday junction branch migration protein RuvA encodes the protein MIDFLRGKVAFRESDYAVLDVNGVGYRVFCPNPYALPHKEDEDVTMFIHYHVREDAHLLFGFISRDEQSLFRLLLDVTGIGPKVALGILAAGGRPEAVILAISQENLAFLTKLPGIGKKTAQRIILDLKDKLGSVSFSSPEAAVALSVVGSAQLTEGGHVWSEAKEALMTLGYTEAEADRAWLQVKPKTTPGDSVDVLVKLALQALYTMQ
- the ruvB gene encoding Holliday junction branch migration DNA helicase RuvB — protein: MDNDRIISANLMMEDNVIEYSLRPRYLAEYIGQKQAKENLKIYIEAAKMRKEALDHVLLYGPPGLGKTTLSNIIANELGVSIRTTSGPAIERPGDLAAILTNLQEGDVLFIDEIHRLHRTVEEVLYPAMEDFALDIIIGKGPSARSVRLDLPAFTLIGATTRVGLLSAPLRDRFGVVSRLEFYTVEELTYIVSRTADILQVGIVGEAAREIGMRSRGTPRIANRLLKRVRDFAQVKGDGIITLDISREALKLIQVDDLGLDEIDHKMLRAIIQSFQGGPVGLETIAATIGEESQTIEDVYEPYLLQIGFLQRTPRGRTVTPAAYHHLGLPVPEQK
- a CDS encoding SpoIID/LytB domain-containing protein, whose translation is MNWRKKLLAPKMLIVITTAALTLGTYPLEESTANAAEIKHLDQIRVALFIDSAKYKLIEPVVTLSVAGGLDIGVRSAASAAVKPWISIADASIRMSLDQYSALMLETTDFSAAKALYGKLATLPADGYIISRVKQGKTVYQVYYGSYPTKEAAEGTAAQALKDATVAALTKSTAPAVTGPLHWNAGSYASEAAAQQQLNLFAQAGIQADLALQEDASGQLAYSVFVGSEATAAQLETVKQAVLKAVPNVILQAVNPKSAYLIRKSEATTSVNGATSVPHYASAASDQKTLLHPKSEGITIKERGDRKYRGDMEISTYHDKLALVNEVAMESYLYGVLGSELSAGWPVEALKAQAVAARTFAINQVNKYEIAQVTDTTLDQAYYGILKEFPAGNQAVDATKDEVISDKNGLISPVFSSNSGGVTADPSEVWGNPVAYLRSVTSPDQGAEKGKAVWYRIQLADGRAGYVHSMYLKDSGQKAKDGKAYYEATEQGVNVRLAPYVDNTANPSVAQLANKEKVLVIGQEKESNAYSWIRGPFTASDMKSKLTAAGITVSGDLKTLEISKRGPSGRVTEMKANGVVVKVPYPDALRTVLGGLPSTLFEIEPAGSYTGNTPNSPGLAIAGATTTETSSASADTIYVLSGGQSQPVTLKKTDLTAISTSGVSKPAATTGSNPSGVVPIGQGQQFVFRGTGYGHGMGMSQWGARGYAEIGYDYKKILQSYYAGINITKE
- the queA gene encoding tRNA preQ1(34) S-adenosylmethionine ribosyltransferase-isomerase QueA, translating into MDVQSFDFDLPENLIAQTPLLNRTASRLLALNKRTGDINHQTFEQLIDYVEAGDLLVMNDTRVIPARLFGAKKDTGAKVELLLLKPLGDDRWEALVKPGKRMKLGAVAVFGTNPANPDEPLLTAEVVESSDMGGRVLKFSYTGIFNEILDQLGEMPLPPYIKEQLSERERYQTVYAKHEGSAAAPTAGLHFTEAYLDKLQAKGVRIAFVTLHVGLGTFRPVSVDTIEEHQMHAEYYVLSPETAALINETKSTGKRVIAVGTTSARTLETAAGISREQAGTSGNEPVYIEPSQGWTSIFIYPGYEFGVVDALLTNFHLPKSTLLMLISALAGKENVLQAYEEAVREQYRFFSFGDAMLIY
- the tgt gene encoding tRNA guanosine(34) transglycosylase Tgt, translated to MAAAVTYEAIKTCKQSGARLGKVHTPHGVIETPAFMPVGTQATVKTMSPEELKTMDAQIILSNTYHLFIRPGHDIVKAAGGLHKFMNWDRPILTDSGGFQVFSLSNMRKITEEGVQFKSHLNGDKLFLSPEVAMEIQNALGSDIMMAFDECPPFPAEYDYVKKSLERTTRWAERCLQSHSRPQDQGLFAIIQGGMHEDLRRLSAEQLTSMDFPGYAIGGLSVGEPKHLMYDVLDYTTPLMPANKPRYLMGVGSPDALIEGAIRGIDMFDCVLPTRIARNGTCMTSEGRLVIRNAKHATDFGPLDPKCSCYTCKNYSRAYIRHLIKADETFGIRLTTIHNLHFLLQLMRDVRGAIQEDRLLDFRDEFFAAYGLNDNERGF
- the yajC gene encoding preprotein translocase subunit YajC; protein product: MLLAADTANTGAVGYLYTYGPLVLMFVVLYFLLIRPQQKRQKTRSQMLSGLKKGDKVVTIGGLHGTIMEITDDICVLRVNDATKMTFDRSAVNAISKSAAKE